The Chitinivorax sp. PXF-14 genome contains the following window.
CTGTACGGTGGGCGATTGCCCCTCCCGGCGATGAGCCGCCGATGCTTTCACCTTGGCCGCGGTGCCGTTATCGGCAAGGTGTCGTGGGCCACGCCGGCAGGTGGTGCGTGTCGGTCATGCAGTGGGGGCTGGCCAGTTGCGGGGTGCTGGCGCATCCATCCGCTGAATGGCGCCCGCCGCCCCGCAGCCGTGCTCAGAGGCCGGCGAGACGGGTGCCGAGCACGGCCCTGAGATTGTAGACCGCGCCGATGCTGAGCTCGCCATAGCGTGCATGGCCGGTCAGCGGGCTATCCGCCACGGCCTGGCCATAGTGGCGCAGCGACAGGTCGGCGAAGGTCGTCCAGTCGCGCGACAGGGGGTGGGCCAGACGCAGGCCCAGGTCCAGGCGCTGGCTGTGGTCCGGCGCGTAGGCTGGCAGGGTCGAGGCCCGTGCTTCGTCGACATCGACGCCGAAATAGTAACGGCTGTAGCGCGCGTTGTAGTGGCGCCAGTCGAGATAGGGGGTGAAGCGCAGCGCGCCAGCCGCCTGCTCGACGGTGTAGTCGGCATGGAGCTCGACCTGATCGCCCTGGTGGCGGGCCAGTGCATCGTGCAGGTAGGCGATGCGCAGTACGCTGGCTGCGCTTGGCCGCCAGGCCAGCTCCAGCCCGGCGTTGAGGCTCTCCCTGCGGTCGCGCAGGGCGCGCAGCTCGGGCGTGTCGGCGTCGCGCGCGCGAAACGCGAGCCGATCCTGCTGGACGATGGCATCGAGGCTCAATGCCGGGTTGCCGACAAGGCGTAGCCCCAGTTCATCGTCGCGCAGCAGCAGGCGTTCGCCGGTATGGTCGCCGGCCGGCAGGCCCTCGCCCAGCGTGCTGACGCGATAGGGGCCCAGCCCCAGGTGGTAGCGTGCACCGACATACAGCCCGTCGGCCATGGCGAGCGGTGAGCAGGCGATGGCCAGCAGGGCGGTCAGCAGCGTCAGTGGGCGGGGCGAGGGCGGCATGGGGAGGACAGGGTTGGCGCGAGCGCCGATGATACCGGAAGGCCGCCGGGCATGAAAAAGCCCGCTGTGCTGCTGCGGGCCGTGGGGGTATCGATAGGGGCGGTCAGTAGGTCCAGCCGCTGATCTGCGCCCAGCGCTCGATCTGGTCGATGCGGTCCTGCCCCCAGAATGGCTCGTCGCCGACGAAGACGAAGGGCACGCCGAACACGCCGCGCTGATAGGCGACTTCGGTGGCCTGCCGTAGCTTGTCCTTGACGCCTTGATCGTTCATGCCTTCCAGCAGGTAGTCGCGCTCGATGCCGTAGCGGTCGGCGAGGTCGAGGATGTAGTCGGCGTCGGAGATGTCGTGGTCCATCACCCAGTAGGCCTTGAGCAGGGCCATGGCAAGCTGGATGGCCTGCGCCGGGTTGTCCTCGTAAAGCCAGTAGAACGCCCTGCAGGCCGCCAGCGGGTTGATCGGGAAGCGGCTCGGCCAGTTCAGCGGCATCTTGTGGAAACTTGCCGTGCGCTTGGCGTCCAGAACCATGTAGCGCTGCCGCACGTCGGGCTCGGGCGGGTTGTTGAGCAGCTTGAAAATGGCACCCGCCAGGATGGGGCGCCAGACGACGGGCTTGCCGTTGCGCGATTCGAAGCTTTCCAGCCGGTTCGCCGCGATATACGAATAGGGCGAGCCGAAATCGAAATAGAAATCAATGGGGTGGGACATGGGTGCTCCTCCTGAGCATCTGCTTATTTTCTAAACTTAGCTCAGATGCGGTGACGCACAAGAAGAATATGCGTCGCCGCGTGCATGTCCATGGCGTGGCGGGCCTACAGCCCGAGCTGTCCCCACATCTCGTCGACGCGCCGTTTCACCGCCTCGTCCATCACGATGGGCGTGCCCCACTCGCGCGTGGTCTCGCCCTGCCACTTGTTGGTTGCATCGAGCCCCATCTTGCTGCCGAGGCCCGATACCGGGCTAGCGAAATCGAGGTAGTCGATCGGCGTGTTCTCGACCAGCGTGGTGTCGCGCGCCGGATCCATGCGCGTGGTGATGGCCCAGATCACCTCTTTCCAGTCGCGGATGTTCACATCCTCGTCCACCACCACGATGAACTTGGTGTACATGAACTGGCGCAGGAAGCTCCAGATGCCGAACATCACGCGCTTGGCGTGGCCCGGGTACTGTTTCTTGATGCTGACGATGGCCATGCGGTAGCTGCAGCCCTCGGGTGGCAGGTAGAAGTCGACGATCTCGGTGAACTGCTTCTGCAGGATGGGCACGAACACCTCGTTCAGCGCAACGCCGAGCACGGCGGGCTCGTCCGGTGGCTTGCCGGTATAGGTGCTGTGGTAGATCGGGTCGCGGCGCATGGTGATGCGCTCGATCGTGAACACCGGGAAGCGGTCCTGCTCGTTGTAGTAGCCGGTGTGGTCGCCGTAAGGGCCTTCGAGCGCCGTCTCATCGGGGTGGATCACACCTTCGAGCACGATCTCGGCGCTCGCCGGCACCTGCAGGTCCGAGCCCAGGCACTTGATCAGCTCGGTCTTGGCGCCGCGCAACAGGCCGGCGAACTGGTATTCGGAGAGCGTGTCCGGCACCGGCGTCACCGCGCCCAGTATCGTCGCCGGGTCGCAACCCAATACCACCGCCACCGGGAAGGGCTGGCCGGGATTCTTTTCACAATGCTCGCGGAAATCGAGCGCGCCGCCACGATGCGCGAGCCAGCGCATGATCACCTTGTTCGGCCCCAGCACCTGCTGGCGATAGATGCCGAGATTCTGCCGCGTCTTGTGCGGGCCGCGCGTCACCACCAGGCCCCAGGTGATCAGCGGCGCCACGTCGCTGGGCCAGCAATGCTGGATCGGGATGCGCGCCAGATCGACATCCGCGCCTTCCCACACCGCCTGCTGGCACGGTGCGCTGCGCACCTCCTTGGGCGACATGTTGAGCACCTGCTTCAACACCGGCCACTTCTCCCACGCGTCGCGCAAGCCCTTGGGCGGCTCCGGCTCCTTCAGGTAGGACAGCAGCTTGCCGATCTCGCGCAGCGCGTCGATCGACTCGGCGCCCATGCCCATCGCCACGCGCTTCGGCGTGCCGAACAGGTTGGCCAGCACCGGCATGCGGTGGCCCTTCACGTTTTCGAACAGCAGGGCCGGGCCCTCGGCGCGCAGCACGCGGTCGCAGATCTCGGTCATCTCGAGATGCGTCGAGACCTCGGCCTTGATGCGCTTGAGCTCGCCCTGTTTTTCCAGTTGCGCGAGAAAGTCGCGCAGGTCGTCGTATTTCATGGCGCCATCCGCGATCAATGCTTGCCGGTGCTGCCGAAGCCGCCTTCGCCGCGATGGCTGGCATCGAAATCATCGACGATGTTGAAGCCGACCTGCACCACCGGCACCACCACCATCTGCGCGATGCGCTCCATCGGGTTGATGGTGAAGGCCTCCAGGCCGCGGTTCCAGCACGAGACGAAGATCTGGCCCTGGTAGTCCGAGTCGATCAGCCCGACCAGATTGCCGAGCACGATGCCATGTTTGTGGCCGAGGCCCGAGCGCGGCAGGATCATCGCGGCGAGGCCCGCGTCTGCCAGGTGAATCGCGATGCCGGTGGGGATCAGCTTGGTCTCGCCCGGTTGCAATACCAGCGCCTCGTCGAGGCAGGCGCGCAGGTCGAGACCGGCGGCGCCCGGCGTGCCATAGGCGGGCAGGGCTTCCTGGATGCGTGGGTCGAGAATCTTGATGTCGATGGTGGTCATGCGGTGTGTCCTGAAAAATGAAGGCTGATGGCGCGGGGCCATCAGCCGGAGCGGTTCTGTAAGGTGGCGCGTGCTAGCGCGCGGCAAGCATCCCGGCGATATGCCGGATCAGCCCCTGAGCGAGCTCCGCCTTGGGCGCGCGGCCCAGCGGGTGCTGGCCCTGGTCGTCGATCAGCGTCAGTTCGTTGTCGTCCGAGCCGAAGGCGGCTTGCGCCAGGTTGGCGGCGAGCAGCGGGATGTGCTTGCGGCGGCGCTTTTCCTCCGCGTATTGCAGCACGTTCTGGCTCTCTGCCGCGAAACCGACGCAGAACGGCCCCTGCGGCAGCGCCGCGACGGTGGCGAGGATGTCGGGGTTGAGTTCGAGCTCGATCACGGGGGCGCTGTCGGTCTTCTTGATCTTGTGCTCGCTGCGGTTCTTCACCGTGTAGTCGGCTACGGCGGCGACGGCGATGAATACATCGGTGTCGGCTACGCCGGCCATTACCGCGTCGAGCATGTCGCGCGCTCCCTGCACGTCGATGCGCCGCGCGCCCAGCGGTGTCGGCAGCGCCGTCGGGCCGCTGACCAGCGTCACCTCGGCGCCGGCATGGACGGCCGCGCGGGCAATTGCGTAGCCCATCTTGCCCGAGCTCGAATTGGTGATGCCGCGCACCGCGTCGATCGGCTCGAAAGTCGGGCCGGCCGTGATCAGCACGCGCTTGCCCTTGAGCAGCTTGGGCGCGAAGAAGGCTTCGGTCAGCTCGAACAGCTCTGCGGGTTCCAGCATGCGCCCGTCGCCGACCTCGCCGCAGGCCTGATCGCCGCTGCCGGGGCCGAGAACGGCGATGCCATCCTGCTTGAGCAACGCGATATTGCGTTGATTGGCCGGGTTCTCCCACATCTGCCGGTTCATCGCCGGGGCCACCAGCAGCGGACAGTCGCGCGCCGCGCACAGGGTCGACAGCAGGTCGTCGCACTGGCCGTGCGCGAGCTTGGCGATGAAATCGGTGCTGGCCGGGGCGATCAGGATGGCGTCGGCCTCGCGCGACAGGTCGATGTGCGGCATGCCGTTATTGATGCGCGGGTCCCACTGGTCGGTGAACACCGGCTTGCCCGACAGCGCCTGGAAGGTGACCGGGCCGACGAAATGGCTGGCGGCCTCGGTCATCGCTACCTGCACGCTGTGGCCAGCCTTGACGAACAGGCGCGTCAGTTCGGCCGATTTATAGGCGGCCACGCCGCCGGTGATGCCAAGAAGGATGCGTTTGCTGGATGTGGCCATGACCAACCCTGGTTCGTTGCAGTTGGCGGGAGTTTAAAACAGGCGCGAATTCCTGCCTACAATGGTCGAGGAGGAGGAACGCCATGCCCATCACCGACTGGCCCGCCGACGAGCGGCCACGCGAGAAGCTGATCCAGAAAGGCCCTGCCAGCCTGTCCGACGCCGAGCTGCTGGCGATCTTTCTGCGCACCGGCATCGTCGGCAAGAGCGCGGTCGACCTCGCGCGCGAACTGCTGGCGCGTTTCGGCAGCCTGACGCAGCTGTTCCAGGCGTCGGAAGCGGCATTCTGCGAGATGCCGGGCATGGGGCAAGCCAAGTACGTGCAGTTGCAGGCCGTGCTCGAGATGGCCAAGCGCGCGCTCGGCGAGGCCATGCGCGAGGCCCATGCGCTGGAGTCGCCGCAGGCGGTGCGCGATTATCTGCGGCTGCAGCTTGGCGGCCTGCCGGTCGAGGTGTTCTGGGCGATCTTCCTCAATGCCCAGCACCGCGTGATCGCCAGCGAGGAGCTGGCACGCGGCACCCTGACGCAGACCTCGGTCTATCCGCGCGAGGTGGTCAAGCGTGCGCTCGCCAACAATGCCGCCGCGGTGATCTTCGCGCACAACCACCCCTCTGGCGTGGCCGAACCGAGCCGCGCCGACGAACTGTTGACACAGGCATTGAAGCAGGCACTGGCGCTGATCGACGTGAAAGTGCTCGATCATTTCGTGGTTGCCGGCAACCAGTCGTTATCGTTCGCCGAGCGTGGGCTGCTATGACGGGCGGGCAGACGGACGATTTTTTGTTTGAAATCAGTATTGAGTGGGGCGCTTGATCTGTGGTATAAATCGTGTTTTTTCCGAGTCGGGAGTCAACATCATGGCACGTGTATGCCAAGTAACAGGGAAGGGCCCGATGGTCGGGAACAACGTTTCCCACGCCAACAACAAGACCAAGCGCCGCTTCTTGCCCAACCTGCAATCGCGTCGTTTCTGGGTTGAAAGCGAAAACCGCTGGGTTCGTCTGCGTGTCAGCAACGCGGCTCTGCGCCTGATCGACAAGAACGGCATCGAGTCTGTTCTGGCCGACCTGCGTGCCCGCGGCGAAATCTAAGCCCGAGCATCATTACTGAAAGGCTGAAGCATCATGCGTGAAAAAATCAAGCTGGAATCCTCCGCAGGTACTGGTCACTTCTACACCACGACCAAGAACAAGCGTACCATGCCGGAAAAGATGGAAATCATGAAGTTCGACCCCGTAGCCCGCAAGCACGTGGCTTACAAGGAAGTGAAGCTGAAGTAATTCAGCCGTTTCCCGCAGTACCGAATTTCGAAACAAACCCCGCTCCTGATAGCGGGGTTTGTTTTTTTGTGGCACCACCATCGGTGATGCCGGTCATGATAGCCACAATGGACGTAAAAAAGGCGAGAGATCATCTCGCCTTTTTTTGCTTTGCCCGACGGATCAGGCTGTTTGTGGCTCGGTCAGTTCCGCGATCTGGGCGCGTGCGGCTTCCAGCGCCTTTTCACGCAGTTCCGGCCCCATGTTCAGGCCTTCGGCACGGACCACTTCCACGTCCTGCACGCCGACGAAGTTGAGCACCGTTTTGACGTAGCCATCGTGCATATGGGTCACCGGCGACTGGCTGTGGATGCCGCCAGCCGTGGCCACGATCACCGCCTTCTTGTTCGGCACCAGGCCGATGGGGCCGTTGGCGCCGTAGCTGAAGGTCTTGCCGGCCACCGCGATGCGGTCGATCCACGCCTTCAGGCCGGATGGCACGGTGAAGTTGTACAGCGGGGCGCCGATGACGACGACGTCGGCCGTCTTCAGTTCATCGATCAGCAGGTCGCTGATCTCGTTGTCGCGGCGTTGCGCGTCGCTCATCTGTTCGACCGGCGTGCCGCGTGGTGCCAGCAGGTCGGGCGAGATGTGCGGCAGCGGCTCGGTGCCAAGGTCGCGGTAGATCACGTCAACCTGTTCGCCGCCATTGCGGTAGGCATCAACCACGGCCTGGGTCAGCTCACGCGAAACGGAGTGGTTGCCGAGGATGCTGGAATCGAGGTGCAGAACTTTCATGATGGACTCTCCAAATTGATTGAGTTGGCCGATGTCGTCAATCTGTGGCGTCATCGCTTGGAACTAATCATATGGATGAAGCTAAATCAGCGGTAGCCAGCTAAAATGGAATAGATTGTTCTATTTGTGGTGCTAATCGATGCATGACCTGAATGATCTCTATTTCTTCGCCAAGGTGGTCGAGCGCGGCAGCTTTGCTGCCGCCAGCCGAGCGCTCGACATCCCCAAATCGCGCCTGTCGCGCCGCGTGGCGCAGCTCGAGGAGCGGCTTGGCGCGCGGCTATTGCAGCGCACCACGCGCAAGCTGGCGCTGACCGACGTGGGGCAGCGCTATTACGAGCGCTGCCAGGCCATGCTGCTCGAGGCGGACGCGGCCGAGGCCACGGTTGCCAGCCTGCGCGATGAGCCGAGCGGTCGGCTGCGCGTCAGTTGCCCGGTCGGCATCGCCTACCCGGAACTGGCACCGGTGCTGCCGGCCTTTCTGCGACAGCACCCGGCCATCCAGCTGGAACTGATGGTGACCAACCGCCGCGTCGATCTGCTGGAAGAAGGGGTGGACGTGGCGCTACGCGTGCGCGAAGCGGGCCAGCAGGACCCGAATCTGGTGACGCGGCGTTTTCGCACCGGCAATACGCTGCTGGTGGCGAGCCCCGCGCTGCTGGAGCGCTATCCGCCGATCAACTCGCCCGAGGATCTGGCCGGTCTGCCGACGATGAACTTTGGCCTCGGCGACCGTGGCACGCACTGGCGCCTTACCGGCCCCGATGGCGAGCAGCGCGAGGTAGTGATCGAGCCGGTCTTCCATTGCGACGACTTCTATGTGCTCAAGCACGCGGCGCTCGCCGGCATGGGGCTGACCACGATGCCGGAAACCTACTGCATCGATGAAATCGAGCACGGCGAGCTGTTGCCGGTGATCCCGCACTGGCGTCTGCCGGAGGGCATCGTGCACGGCGTGTACCCGAGCCGGCGTGGGCTGTCGCCGGCGGTCAAGGCTTTCATGGATTTCCTGTCACTGCACCTGGGGCGGGTGTCGGGCTGAGCAAGAAAAAGCCCACCGCGCGGGTGGGCTGTCTGGCGAAGGCTGAGCTGCTCATTCGCCGGCCATCGGGGCGACGGTATTGTAGCCGGCATCGACATAGGTAATCTCGCCAGTGATGCCCGATGCCAGGTCGCTCATCATGAAGGCGGCGACATTGCCGACTTCCTCGATGGTGACGCCGCGGCGCAGCGGCGCATTCTCGGCGATGTGGTGCAGCATCTTGGAGAAACCGCTGATCCCGCTCGCTGCCAGGGTCTTGATCGGTCCGGCCGAGATGCCGTTGACGCGGAAACCCTGCGGGCCCATGGCGTAGGCGGTGTAGCGCACGCTGGCTTCGAGGCTGGCCTTGGCCAGGCCCATCACGTTGTAGTTGGGCATGGCGCGCTCGGCGCCGAGGTAGGTCAGCGTCAGCAGCGCGGCGTTCGGCCGCAGTTGCGCGCGGCCGGCCTTAGCCAGCGCCGGGAAGCTGTAGGCGCTGATGTCATGGGCAACCTGGAACGCTTCGCGCGAGATGGCGTCGAGGAAGTCGCCAGCCAGCGCTTCGCGCGGTGCGAAGCCGATGGAGTGGACGATGCCGTCCAGGCCTTCGGGCCAGTGGGTCTTCAGGTCGGCGAACATGCCGGCGATCTCGTCATCCGAGGTGACATCGCAACGCAGTACGATGTCGCTGCCGAATTCGCGCGCCATCTCGACCACCCGGTCCTTGAGCTTGTCCACTACATAGGTGAATGCCAGCTCGGCGCCTTCGCGCTGCATCGCCTGGGCAATGCCGTAGGCGATCGAGCGATTGGAGATCAGCCCCGTGATCAGGATGCGTTTGTTGGCAAGAAAACCCATGGTGGTCCTCGTCTGGTTCGATGTGGCGGGAATTATAGTCGCATTTGCCGCGCCAAGGGCAGGGGCGGCTTGTTGCCACGGGCCGGCAACAAAAAGGGCGTGCCCGATCGCACGCCCCATGTCGCCGCGGCAGCCGTATCGCTATTCGATGGCGTTGCTCGACTTCATCTGCTGGCGCAGCAGGAATTTCTGGATCTTGCCGGTCGAGGTCTTGGGGATGGGCCCGAACACCACTTTCTTCGGCACCTTGAAGCGGGCCAGGTTGGCACGGCAGTGCTCGATGATCTCTTCTTCGGTGGTGGTGGCGCCGTCCTTGAGCTCGACGAAGGCGCAGGGCACCTCGCCCCATTTCGGATCCGGCCCGGCGACCACGGCCGCGGCCATCACGACCGGGTGGCGATACAGGATGTCCTCGACCTCGAGCGAGGAGATGTTCTCGCCACCCGAGATGATCACGTCCTTCGAGCGATCCTTGATCTTCACGTAGCCATCCGGGTGCACCACCGCCAGATCGCCGGTGTGGAACCAGCCGCCGGCGAAGGCTTCTTCGGTCGCGCTCGGGTTCTTCAGGTAGCCCTTCATCACCAGATTGCCGCGGAAGAAGATCTCGCCCATGGTCTCGCCATCCCGCGGCACCGGCTGCATGGTGTTTGGATCAAGCACGCTGATCGCCTCCTGCATGTGATAGCGCACACCCTGGCGGCCGTTGCGCTCGGCGCGCTGTTCGATCGGCAGCGCGTCCCACTCGGGATGCTTGGCGCAGACCGAGGCCGGGCCGTAGGTTTCGGTGAGGCCATAGACGTGGGTGATGTCGAAGCCGATGCGCTCCATGCCCTCGATGATGGCGGCCGGTGGTGCGGCGCCGGCGATCAGCCCGCAGACCTTGTGGCCGATGCCTGCGCGCAATGCGTCCGGCGCGTTGGCCAGCATGCCGTGCACGATCGGCGCGCCGCAGAAATGGCTGACGCGGTGGCGGCGGATCAGGTCGAAGATCTGCGCCACGTCGATGCGGCGCAGGCAGACATTGGTGCCGGCGTTGGCGGCCATGGTCCAGGGGAAGCACCAGCCGTTGCAATGGAACATCGGCAGCGTCCACAGGTAGACCGCATGCTGCGGCATGCCCCAGGAGACGATGTTGCTGGTGGCGTTGAGATAGGCACCGCGGTGGTGGTAGACCACGCCCTTGGGGTTGCCCGTGGTGCCCGAGGTGTAGTTGAGCGCGATCGCATCCCACTCGTCGCGCGGCGGCTGCCAGGCGAAATCGGCATCGCCGCTGGCGATGAATTCCTCGTATTCGATCGTGCCCAGCCGCTTGCCGCCTTCGAAGCCCGGGTCGAGCACGTCGATCACCAGTGGGCGCTTGCTGCCGAGCATGGCGAGCGCGCGCTCGATAACGCCGGAGAATTCCGGGTCGGTCAGCAGCACCTTGGCCTCGCCGTGCTGCAGCATGAAGGCGATGGCTTCGGCATCGAGCCGGGTATTGAGCGTGTTGAGCACCGCACCGGTCATCGGCAC
Protein-coding sequences here:
- a CDS encoding MipA/OmpV family protein is translated as MPPSPRPLTLLTALLAIACSPLAMADGLYVGARYHLGLGPYRVSTLGEGLPAGDHTGERLLLRDDELGLRLVGNPALSLDAIVQQDRLAFRARDADTPELRALRDRRESLNAGLELAWRPSAASVLRIAYLHDALARHQGDQVELHADYTVEQAAGALRFTPYLDWRHYNARYSRYYFGVDVDEARASTLPAYAPDHSQRLDLGLRLAHPLSRDWTTFADLSLRHYGQAVADSPLTGHARYGELSIGAVYNLRAVLGTRLAGL
- a CDS encoding 2-hydroxychromene-2-carboxylate isomerase; this encodes MSHPIDFYFDFGSPYSYIAANRLESFESRNGKPVVWRPILAGAIFKLLNNPPEPDVRQRYMVLDAKRTASFHKMPLNWPSRFPINPLAACRAFYWLYEDNPAQAIQLAMALLKAYWVMDHDISDADYILDLADRYGIERDYLLEGMNDQGVKDKLRQATEVAYQRGVFGVPFVFVGDEPFWGQDRIDQIERWAQISGWTY
- the ubiD gene encoding 4-hydroxy-3-polyprenylbenzoate decarboxylase; amino-acid sequence: MKYDDLRDFLAQLEKQGELKRIKAEVSTHLEMTEICDRVLRAEGPALLFENVKGHRMPVLANLFGTPKRVAMGMGAESIDALREIGKLLSYLKEPEPPKGLRDAWEKWPVLKQVLNMSPKEVRSAPCQQAVWEGADVDLARIPIQHCWPSDVAPLITWGLVVTRGPHKTRQNLGIYRQQVLGPNKVIMRWLAHRGGALDFREHCEKNPGQPFPVAVVLGCDPATILGAVTPVPDTLSEYQFAGLLRGAKTELIKCLGSDLQVPASAEIVLEGVIHPDETALEGPYGDHTGYYNEQDRFPVFTIERITMRRDPIYHSTYTGKPPDEPAVLGVALNEVFVPILQKQFTEIVDFYLPPEGCSYRMAIVSIKKQYPGHAKRVMFGIWSFLRQFMYTKFIVVVDEDVNIRDWKEVIWAITTRMDPARDTTLVENTPIDYLDFASPVSGLGSKMGLDATNKWQGETTREWGTPIVMDEAVKRRVDEMWGQLGL
- the dut gene encoding dUTP diphosphatase — encoded protein: MTTIDIKILDPRIQEALPAYGTPGAAGLDLRACLDEALVLQPGETKLIPTGIAIHLADAGLAAMILPRSGLGHKHGIVLGNLVGLIDSDYQGQIFVSCWNRGLEAFTINPMERIAQMVVVPVVQVGFNIVDDFDASHRGEGGFGSTGKH
- the coaBC gene encoding bifunctional phosphopantothenoylcysteine decarboxylase/phosphopantothenate--cysteine ligase CoaBC; protein product: MATSSKRILLGITGGVAAYKSAELTRLFVKAGHSVQVAMTEAASHFVGPVTFQALSGKPVFTDQWDPRINNGMPHIDLSREADAILIAPASTDFIAKLAHGQCDDLLSTLCAARDCPLLVAPAMNRQMWENPANQRNIALLKQDGIAVLGPGSGDQACGEVGDGRMLEPAELFELTEAFFAPKLLKGKRVLITAGPTFEPIDAVRGITNSSSGKMGYAIARAAVHAGAEVTLVSGPTALPTPLGARRIDVQGARDMLDAVMAGVADTDVFIAVAAVADYTVKNRSEHKIKKTDSAPVIELELNPDILATVAALPQGPFCVGFAAESQNVLQYAEEKRRRKHIPLLAANLAQAAFGSDDNELTLIDDQGQHPLGRAPKAELAQGLIRHIAGMLAAR
- the radC gene encoding DNA repair protein RadC, giving the protein MPITDWPADERPREKLIQKGPASLSDAELLAIFLRTGIVGKSAVDLARELLARFGSLTQLFQASEAAFCEMPGMGQAKYVQLQAVLEMAKRALGEAMREAHALESPQAVRDYLRLQLGGLPVEVFWAIFLNAQHRVIASEELARGTLTQTSVYPREVVKRALANNAAAVIFAHNHPSGVAEPSRADELLTQALKQALALIDVKVLDHFVVAGNQSLSFAERGLL
- the rpmB gene encoding 50S ribosomal protein L28; protein product: MARVCQVTGKGPMVGNNVSHANNKTKRRFLPNLQSRRFWVESENRWVRLRVSNAALRLIDKNGIESVLADLRARGEI
- the rpmG gene encoding 50S ribosomal protein L33 — its product is MREKIKLESSAGTGHFYTTTKNKRTMPEKMEIMKFDPVARKHVAYKEVKLK
- a CDS encoding FMN-dependent NADH-azoreductase; protein product: MKVLHLDSSILGNHSVSRELTQAVVDAYRNGGEQVDVIYRDLGTEPLPHISPDLLAPRGTPVEQMSDAQRRDNEISDLLIDELKTADVVVIGAPLYNFTVPSGLKAWIDRIAVAGKTFSYGANGPIGLVPNKKAVIVATAGGIHSQSPVTHMHDGYVKTVLNFVGVQDVEVVRAEGLNMGPELREKALEAARAQIAELTEPQTA
- a CDS encoding LysR substrate-binding domain-containing protein encodes the protein MHDLNDLYFFAKVVERGSFAAASRALDIPKSRLSRRVAQLEERLGARLLQRTTRKLALTDVGQRYYERCQAMLLEADAAEATVASLRDEPSGRLRVSCPVGIAYPELAPVLPAFLRQHPAIQLELMVTNRRVDLLEEGVDVALRVREAGQQDPNLVTRRFRTGNTLLVASPALLERYPPINSPEDLAGLPTMNFGLGDRGTHWRLTGPDGEQREVVIEPVFHCDDFYVLKHAALAGMGLTTMPETYCIDEIEHGELLPVIPHWRLPEGIVHGVYPSRRGLSPAVKAFMDFLSLHLGRVSG
- the fabI gene encoding enoyl-ACP reductase FabI, with the translated sequence MGFLANKRILITGLISNRSIAYGIAQAMQREGAELAFTYVVDKLKDRVVEMAREFGSDIVLRCDVTSDDEIAGMFADLKTHWPEGLDGIVHSIGFAPREALAGDFLDAISREAFQVAHDISAYSFPALAKAGRAQLRPNAALLTLTYLGAERAMPNYNVMGLAKASLEASVRYTAYAMGPQGFRVNGISAGPIKTLAASGISGFSKMLHHIAENAPLRRGVTIEEVGNVAAFMMSDLASGITGEITYVDAGYNTVAPMAGE
- a CDS encoding acyl-CoA synthetase; this encodes MSVSPKHAYQLGLDRNDANFVALSPLSFLERSAQVYPNRVSVVYDERSYTWRQTYDRCRQLASALQAAGVEAGDTVAVMLPNIPAMYEAHFGVPMTGAVLNTLNTRLDAEAIAFMLQHGEAKVLLTDPEFSGVIERALAMLGSKRPLVIDVLDPGFEGGKRLGTIEYEEFIASGDADFAWQPPRDEWDAIALNYTSGTTGNPKGVVYHHRGAYLNATSNIVSWGMPQHAVYLWTLPMFHCNGWCFPWTMAANAGTNVCLRRIDVAQIFDLIRRHRVSHFCGAPIVHGMLANAPDALRAGIGHKVCGLIAGAAPPAAIIEGMERIGFDITHVYGLTETYGPASVCAKHPEWDALPIEQRAERNGRQGVRYHMQEAISVLDPNTMQPVPRDGETMGEIFFRGNLVMKGYLKNPSATEEAFAGGWFHTGDLAVVHPDGYVKIKDRSKDVIISGGENISSLEVEDILYRHPVVMAAAVVAGPDPKWGEVPCAFVELKDGATTTEEEIIEHCRANLARFKVPKKVVFGPIPKTSTGKIQKFLLRQQMKSSNAIE